In the genome of Streptomyces lydicus, the window CACCGCCGATGAACTCCCCGACTACGTCGAGCGGGTGCTGCGCAACTTCGAGGCGCAGCGCGAGGAGGACGAGCGGTTCGCCCAGTGGGCTGCCCGTGCGGAAGAGGGTGCGCTGAAGTGAGCGAGCGCACCGAGGCTGAGCGGGGGGCACAGTGAGTGAGCGTGCGGCGCCGTTCTACTGCCCGTACTGCGGGGACGAGGACCTGCGGCCCTCGGAGGAGGGTCACGGTGCGTGGGAATGCCGGTCCTGCAGTCGCGCGTTCCGGCTGAAGTTCCTGGGGCTGCTGACGCCGGGAAGCACCGGCCGGCCCCCTTCCGCTTCCGACGGAGGTACTCCGTGACCACCGCAACCGACCTTCAGCAGCTCGCCGAGCAGGCGGGCCGCGATCTGGAGGACGCGCCCGCCCTGGCCATCCTGGAATGGGCCGCCGAGACCTTCGGTCCGCGCTTCTGCGTCACCTCCTCCATGGAGGACGCGGTCGTCGCGCACCTGGCCTCGCGGGCCTTCCCCGGCGTGGACGTGGTCTTCCTGGACACCGGCTACCACTTCCCCGAGACCCTGGGGACCCGGGACGCGGTGGCCGAGGTGATGGACGTCAACGTCCGCACCCTGACGCCGCGCCAGACGGTCGCCGAGCAGGACGCCGAGCACGGCCCGAGACTGCACGACCGCGACCCGGACCTGTGCTGCGCGCTGCGCAAGGTCAAGCCGCTCGAAGAGGGCCTGGCCGGCTACGACGCCTGGGCGACGGGCCTGCGCCGGGATGAGTCGCCCACCCGGGCGAACACCCCGGTCGTCGGCTGGGACCCCAAGCGGCGCAAGGTGAAGGTCTCCCCGATCGCCCGCTGGACGCAGGCCGATGTGGACGCGTACGTGAACGAGCACGGGGTGCTCACCAACCCGTTGCTGACGGACGGCTACGCCTCCGTGGGCTGCGCGCCCTGCACCCGCCGGGTGCTGGAGGGCGAGGACGCCAGGGCCGGCCGCTGGGCCGGCAGCAACAAGACCGAGTGCGGGCTGCACGGATGACCGAGCATCAGGAGATATCCATGACGGGCGCCACGATCTGGCTGACCGGTCTGCCGAGCGCGGGCAAGACGACCCTCGCGCACGAACTGGCCGGGAAGCTGCGCGGCGACGGCCACCGCGTCGAGGTGCTGGACGGCGACGAGATCCGCGAGTTCCTGTCCGCCGGCCTCGGCTTCACCCGCGAGGACCGGCACACCAACGTCCAGCGGATCGGCTTCGTGGCCGAACTGCTGGCGAGCAACGGCGTCAAGGCGCTGGTGCCGGTGATCGCGCCGTACGCGGACAGCCGGGAGGCCGTACGGGGGCGCCACCAGAGCGAGGGCACCCCCTACCTGGAGGTGCATGTGGCCACGCCCGTCGAGGTGTGCTCCGAGCGGGATGTGAAGGGGCTCTACGCCAAGCAGGCGGCCGGTGAGATCTCCGGTCTGACCGGCGTGGACGACCCGTACGAGGCGCCCGCCTCACCCGACCTGCGCATCGAGTCGCACACCCAGACCGTGCAGGAGTCCGCGGCGGCACTGCATGCGCTGCTCACCGAAAGGGGACTGGCATGACGACCGTCACGGCCGTGACCGGGAACGCCGAGGACGCCGACAACCCGTACGCCCTCTCCCACCTCGACGCCCTGGAGTCGGAGGCGGTGCACATCTTCCGTGAGGTGGCGGGTGAGTTCGAGCGGCCGGTGATCCTGTTCTCCGGCGGCAAGGACTCCATCGTCATGCTGCACCTGGCGCTGAAGGCGTTCGCGCCGGCCGCGGTGCCGTTCTCGCTGCTGCACGTCGACACCGGGCACAACTTCCCCGAGGTCCTGGACTACCGCGACCGTACGGTGGAGCGGCACGGTCTGCGGCTGCACGTCGCCTCCGTGCAGGACTTCATCGACCGCGGTGAGCTGCGCGAGCGCCCCGACGGCACCCGCAACCCGCTGCAGACCGTCCCGCTGCTGGACGCCATCGACAAGGGCCGCTTCGACGCGGTCTTCGGCGGCGGCCGCCGGGACGAGGAGAAGGCGCGCGCCAAGGAGCGGGTGTTCTCGCTGCGCGACGAGTTCGGCGGCTGGGACCCGCGCCGCCAGCGCCCCGAGCTGTGGCAGCTCTACAACGGCAAGCACTCCCCCGGCGAGCACGTCCGCGTCTTCCCGCTGTCCAACTGGACCGAGCTGGACGTGTGGCAGTACATCGCCCGCGAGAAGATCGAGCTGCCCGCCATCTACTACGCCCACGAGCGCGAGGTCTTCGCCCGCAGCGGTATGTGGCTCTCCCCCGGCGAGTGGGGCGGCCCCAAGGACGGCGAGAGCCTGGAGCGGCGGCAGGTGCGCTACCGCACCGTCGGCGACATGTCCTGCACCGGTGCCGTCGACTCCGACGCCGACACCATCGAGGCGGTGATCGCGGAGATCGCCGCGTCCCGGCTCACCGAGCGGGGCGCCACCAGGGCCGACGACAAGATGTCCGAGGCCGCCATGGAGGACCGCAAGCGCGAGGGGTACTTCTAACATGAGCACGAACACGACTGCGGGCACGAGTACGGGCGCGGCCGGCATCATCGAGGCGGGTGCCACCTCGCTGCTGCGCTTCGCCACCGCGGGCTCCGTCGACGACGGCAAGTCCACGCTGGTGGGCCGGCTGCTGCACGACTCCAAGTCGGTGCTCACCGACCAGCTGGAGGCCGTCGAGCGCGCCTCCCTGGGCCGCGGGCAGGAGACGCCCGACCTGGCGCTGCTGACCGACGGGCTGCGCGCCGAGCGCGAGCAGGGCATCACCATCGATGTCGCCTACCGCTACTTCGCCACCCCGCGGCGCCGGTTCATCCTGGCGGACACCCCCGGGCATGTGCAGTACACCCGCAACATGGTCACCGGCGCCTCCACCGCCGAGCTGGCCGTGGTGCTGGTCGACGCCCGCAACGGCGTGGTCGAGCAGACCCGCCGGCACGCCGCGGTCGCCGCCCTGCTGCGCGTCCCGCATGTGGTGCTGGCCGTCAACAAGATGGACCTGGTCGACTACGCCGAGCCCGTCTTCGCCGCCATCGCCGAGGAGTTCACGACCTACGCGGCCTCGCTGGGCGTCCCGGGCTGGAGGTCTGGGGGGAACCTCCAGGACAAGTGGTGCACCGCCATCCCGATCTCGGCGCTGGCCGGCGACAACGTGGTGTCGCCGTCCGCGAACATGGACTGGTACGGCGGCCCCACCGTGCTGGAGCACCTGGAGACCGTGCCCGTCGTCGACGACCCGTCACAGGACCCGGCGCGCTTCCCGGTCCAGTACGTCATCCGTCCGCAGACCGCCGAGCACCCCGACTACCGCGGCTACGCGGGCCAGATCGCCTCCGGTGTGCTGCGCGTCGGCGACGCCGTCACCGCCCTGCCCTCGGGCCGCACCAGCACCATCGAGGCGATCGACGCCCTGGGCCAGGCCGTGGACGCCGCCTGGGCACCGCAGTCGGTCACCGTCCGCCTCACCGACGACCTCGACATCTCACGCGGTGACCTGATCGCCCCTACGGCCACCGCGCCGGACCTCTCGCAGGACATCGAGGCCACCGTCTGCCACGTGGCGGACCGTCCCCTGACCGTCGGCCAGCGGGTGCTGCTCAAGCACACCACCCGCACCGTGAAGGCCCTGGTCAAGGACATCCCGTCCCGTCTCACCCTGGACGATCTCTCCCCGCACCCGGCCCCCGGCGAACTCGCCGCCAACGACATCGGCCGCGTCACCCTCCGCACCGCCGAACCCCTGGCCCTGGACGCCTACGCCGACTCCCGCCGCACCGGCTCCTTCCTCCTGATCGACCCGGCAGACGGTACGACCCTGACCGCGGGGATGGCGGGCAACGCCTTCGCCGAGGCGGCCGCCGAGGCCGCTGTGGCCGACGGCGCGGACGACGACGAGGGATGGGACTTCTGAGCATGCTCCAGGACGTGTTCTCGACCTTCGCGAAGGAGGGCGGCCGCATCGGCAGCGGCGCCCTGGGCAGCGGGCAGGGCGGAGTCGGCCGATGTGTCCGCTGACGATGCACGGCTCCGTATCCCCCACACCCCCCTTCCGAAGATCCATCGATCTGCCGGGCGCGCCCTAGAAGGCGCGTACTGACCCGGCCCTCCGAGAGGACCCCCTCCCGTGTCTGCCGTTCGTCACCGCCTGCTGGCGGCCGCCACCGCCGTCCCGCTCCTGATCGGGGCGCTGGGCGCCTGCGGTTACGGTTCCGAGGCCAAGAAGGACACCGCGGCCGGTGTCGCGCCCAAGGGCGCCAAGACCGACGGGCTCGATCACCTCACGATCGGGTTCTTCGGCAACACCACCCATGCGACTCCCCTGATCGGCCTCCAGAACGGTGCGTTCCAGAAGGAACTGGGCGGCACCGAGGTGAAGGCCGCCCCCTTCAACGCGGGCCCCGCCGAGATCGAGGCGCTGAACTCGGGCGCCGTCGACATCGGCTGGATCGGCCCCTCCCCCGCGATCAACGGCTACGTCAAGTCGCACGGCAAGAGCCTGAAGATCATTGGCGGTTCGGCCTCCGGCGGTGTCTCGCTGGTGGTCAACCCCAAGAAGATCAAGAGCCTGAACGATCTCAAGGGCAAGAAGATCGCGACCCCGCAGCTGGGCAACACCCAGGACGTCGCGCTGCTGAATTACCTGTCGGGCAAGGGCCTCAAGGTCGACCCCACCACCGGCAAGGGCGATGTCACCGTTCAGCGCACCGACAACAAGGTGACGCCGACCGTCTTCCAGCAGGGCGGGATCGACGGCGCGTGGGTGCCCGAGCCCACCGCTTCCAAGCTCGTCGCCGAGGGCGGCAAGACGCTGCTGGACGAGAAGAAGCTGTGGAAGGACGGGAAGTTCGTCATCACGAACATGATCGTCTCGCAGAAGTTCCTCAAGGCGCACCCCAAGGCCGTCGAGGCGGTGCTGCGGGCCTCGGTGAAGACCAACGCCTGGATCCGGTCGCACCCGGCCGAGGCGAAGAAGGCCCTCAACGACAAGCTCGCCTCCCCGGACGTGGCCGGCAAGGCGCTGCCGCAGAACGTCCTCGACCCGGCGTTCAAGAACGTCGATGTCACCGATGACCCGCTGGCCGCCACCCTCCACGAGGAGGCGGACCACGCCGTCAAGGCGGGTCTGCTCAAGAAGCCCGACCTCAAGGGCATCTACGACCTCACGCTGCTCAACAAGGTGCTGAAGTCCGAGGGCCAGCAGCCGGTCTCCGACGCCGGACTCGGCAGCAAGTAGCCCCGTCGCACCGCTTTTCCCCAGGAGGTGACACCGATGACGACCACCACGCTCCCCCAGCAGCAACCCGCCACGGCGGACCCGGGCACCACCGTGCCGTACGCGGCCCGCATCGACCATGTCTCGAAGTCGTTCGGCCGCACCGGCGCACAGCAGCATGTCCTGGACGACATCAGCATCGATGTGGCGCCCGGTGAGTTCGTCTGCCTCCTGGGGGCCTCGGGCTGCGGCAAGTCCACCCTCCTCAACCTCGTGGCCGGTCTGGACGCGCCGTCCGCCGGCGCCATCGAGACGCCCGGCGGGCGGCCGGCCCTGATGTTCCAGGAACATGCGCTGTTCCCGTGGCTGACCGCCGGCCGCAACATCGAACTGGCGCTGCGGCTGCGCGGGGTGCCGCGCGCGGAGCGCCGGGACGAGGCCGAGCGGCTGCTGGAACTCGTCCGGCTCAAGGGGGCCCACGGCAAGCGGGTGCACGAGCTGTCGGGCGGTATGCGCCAGCGCGTGGCGATGGCCCGCGCCCTGGCCCAGGACAGCCAACTGCTGCTGATGGACGAGCCGTTCGCCGCGCTCGACGCGATCACCCGCGATGTGCTGCACGACGAGCTGACCCGCATCTGGCGAGAGACGAACCTCTCGGTCCTGTTCGTCACCCACAACGTCCGCGAGGCCGTGCGGCTCGCCGAGCGGGTGGTGCTGCTGTCCTCCCGCCCCGGCAAGATCGCCCGCGAGTGGCGGGTGGACATCCCGCAGCCGCGCCGCATCGAGGACGCCGCGGTCGCCGACCTTTCCATCGAGATCACCGAACAGCTCCGTGGGGAGATCCGCCGCCATGGCCAGCACTGAGACCAAGGACCTCTCCGCCGCCCGGAAGGACGAGGGCACCGCGACCGGCGGCGACGCCACTGCGGCCGGTGACATCGCCGGCCTGGAGGCCGGGCTCGACGCCCTGGAATCCCGGGTCGTCGACCGGCAGCCGTGGCTGCGCACCTTCGCCTCGAAGGCGTTCCCTCCCCTCGTCGCGATCGTCATCGTGCTCGTGGTGTGGCAGCTCGCCTACCACTTCGAGCTGAAGCCGCACTACCTGCTGCCGAGCCCCGTCGACGTCGCGCACTCGCTGCAGCAGAAGTGGCTCGAGGGCACCCTGCTGGGCTTCGTGTGGACCAGCGTCTCCCGTGGCGCCCTGGGCTTCGTCGTCTCGGTGGCTCTCGGTACGGTGCTCGGGCTGGTCGTCGCCCGGGTCAAGGCCGTACGGGCCGCGATCGGGCCGATCCTGAGCGGGCTGCAGTCGCTGCCGTCGGTGGCCTGGGTCCCGGCCGCGATCATCTGGTTCGGGCTGAGCGACGCCACGATCTACGCGGTGGTGCTGCTCGGCGCGGTCCCGTCCATCGCCAACGGCCTGGTGGCGGGCGTCGACCAGATCTCCCCGCTCTACCTGCGGGCCGGCCGTACCATCGGCGCCACCGGGCTGGCCGGCATCCGCCATGTGCTGCTCCCGGCCGCGCTGCCGGGCTATATCGCCGGGCTCAAGCAGGGCTGGGCGTTCTCCTGGCGCTCCCTGATGGCCGCCGAGCTCATCGTCAACGCGCCCGATCTGGGCACCGGGCTGGGCCAGCTGCTGGAGCAGGGCCGCGAGGTCCAGGACATGTCCTGGGTGCTCGCCGCGATCCTCCTCATCCTCCTCGTCGGCATCGGCATCGAGCTGCTGATCTTCGCCCCCATCGAACGCCGGGTGCTGCGCAGCCGCGGCCTCCTCGTGAAGAGCTGAACCATGGACCTGTGCCCCCCTCGCCCCA includes:
- a CDS encoding phosphoadenylyl-sulfate reductase, which translates into the protein MTTATDLQQLAEQAGRDLEDAPALAILEWAAETFGPRFCVTSSMEDAVVAHLASRAFPGVDVVFLDTGYHFPETLGTRDAVAEVMDVNVRTLTPRQTVAEQDAEHGPRLHDRDPDLCCALRKVKPLEEGLAGYDAWATGLRRDESPTRANTPVVGWDPKRRKVKVSPIARWTQADVDAYVNEHGVLTNPLLTDGYASVGCAPCTRRVLEGEDARAGRWAGSNKTECGLHG
- the cysC gene encoding adenylyl-sulfate kinase, producing the protein MTGATIWLTGLPSAGKTTLAHELAGKLRGDGHRVEVLDGDEIREFLSAGLGFTREDRHTNVQRIGFVAELLASNGVKALVPVIAPYADSREAVRGRHQSEGTPYLEVHVATPVEVCSERDVKGLYAKQAAGEISGLTGVDDPYEAPASPDLRIESHTQTVQESAAALHALLTERGLA
- the cysD gene encoding sulfate adenylyltransferase subunit CysD, which codes for MTTVTAVTGNAEDADNPYALSHLDALESEAVHIFREVAGEFERPVILFSGGKDSIVMLHLALKAFAPAAVPFSLLHVDTGHNFPEVLDYRDRTVERHGLRLHVASVQDFIDRGELRERPDGTRNPLQTVPLLDAIDKGRFDAVFGGGRRDEEKARAKERVFSLRDEFGGWDPRRQRPELWQLYNGKHSPGEHVRVFPLSNWTELDVWQYIAREKIELPAIYYAHEREVFARSGMWLSPGEWGGPKDGESLERRQVRYRTVGDMSCTGAVDSDADTIEAVIAEIAASRLTERGATRADDKMSEAAMEDRKREGYF
- a CDS encoding sulfate adenylyltransferase subunit 1, translating into MSTNTTAGTSTGAAGIIEAGATSLLRFATAGSVDDGKSTLVGRLLHDSKSVLTDQLEAVERASLGRGQETPDLALLTDGLRAEREQGITIDVAYRYFATPRRRFILADTPGHVQYTRNMVTGASTAELAVVLVDARNGVVEQTRRHAAVAALLRVPHVVLAVNKMDLVDYAEPVFAAIAEEFTTYAASLGVPGWRSGGNLQDKWCTAIPISALAGDNVVSPSANMDWYGGPTVLEHLETVPVVDDPSQDPARFPVQYVIRPQTAEHPDYRGYAGQIASGVLRVGDAVTALPSGRTSTIEAIDALGQAVDAAWAPQSVTVRLTDDLDISRGDLIAPTATAPDLSQDIEATVCHVADRPLTVGQRVLLKHTTRTVKALVKDIPSRLTLDDLSPHPAPGELAANDIGRVTLRTAEPLALDAYADSRRTGSFLLIDPADGTTLTAGMAGNAFAEAAAEAAVADGADDDEGWDF
- a CDS encoding aliphatic sulfonate ABC transporter substrate-binding protein; the protein is MSAVRHRLLAAATAVPLLIGALGACGYGSEAKKDTAAGVAPKGAKTDGLDHLTIGFFGNTTHATPLIGLQNGAFQKELGGTEVKAAPFNAGPAEIEALNSGAVDIGWIGPSPAINGYVKSHGKSLKIIGGSASGGVSLVVNPKKIKSLNDLKGKKIATPQLGNTQDVALLNYLSGKGLKVDPTTGKGDVTVQRTDNKVTPTVFQQGGIDGAWVPEPTASKLVAEGGKTLLDEKKLWKDGKFVITNMIVSQKFLKAHPKAVEAVLRASVKTNAWIRSHPAEAKKALNDKLASPDVAGKALPQNVLDPAFKNVDVTDDPLAATLHEEADHAVKAGLLKKPDLKGIYDLTLLNKVLKSEGQQPVSDAGLGSK
- a CDS encoding ABC transporter ATP-binding protein, which produces MTTTTLPQQQPATADPGTTVPYAARIDHVSKSFGRTGAQQHVLDDISIDVAPGEFVCLLGASGCGKSTLLNLVAGLDAPSAGAIETPGGRPALMFQEHALFPWLTAGRNIELALRLRGVPRAERRDEAERLLELVRLKGAHGKRVHELSGGMRQRVAMARALAQDSQLLLMDEPFAALDAITRDVLHDELTRIWRETNLSVLFVTHNVREAVRLAERVVLLSSRPGKIAREWRVDIPQPRRIEDAAVADLSIEITEQLRGEIRRHGQH
- a CDS encoding ABC transporter permease produces the protein MASTETKDLSAARKDEGTATGGDATAAGDIAGLEAGLDALESRVVDRQPWLRTFASKAFPPLVAIVIVLVVWQLAYHFELKPHYLLPSPVDVAHSLQQKWLEGTLLGFVWTSVSRGALGFVVSVALGTVLGLVVARVKAVRAAIGPILSGLQSLPSVAWVPAAIIWFGLSDATIYAVVLLGAVPSIANGLVAGVDQISPLYLRAGRTIGATGLAGIRHVLLPAALPGYIAGLKQGWAFSWRSLMAAELIVNAPDLGTGLGQLLEQGREVQDMSWVLAAILLILLVGIGIELLIFAPIERRVLRSRGLLVKS